The following proteins come from a genomic window of Chiloscyllium punctatum isolate Juve2018m chromosome 51, sChiPun1.3, whole genome shotgun sequence:
- the LOC140470497 gene encoding probable G-protein coupled receptor 139 encodes MAATDLLVIIVAVIFSRLLAIYFPGSLINTTTGCRLIILLVYASRNCSVWLTVAFTFDRFITICYQKLRTEYCTEKVASFIIAIVCVLCCSVNIPFYFIYEPLYTIDSVGWYCNIKEIFYTSVVWRLLETLDRIQTPCLPFVLILLLNALTVRHIIVAGRSRRRLRSHSNENNQRDTEMESRRKSIILLFAISGSFLLLWLTYIVYFLLVKISGARFLIGSNLNDPKFILQESGYMLQLLSSCTNTCIYAVTQTKFRGQLKDAFNYLSKLVTKCHKQ; translated from the coding sequence ATGGCAGCCACAGATCTCCTTGTTATTATCGTTGCAGTGATTTTTAGTCGGCTTCTGGCAATCTACTTTCCAGGGAGTTTAATAAACACAACAACAGGATGTCGTCTCATAATTCTTCTTGTCTACGCTTCCCGAAACTGCTCTGTCTGGTTGACtgtcgctttcacctttgatcgctTCATAACCATTTGTTACCAGAAGCTTAGAACTGAATACTGCACAGAGAAAGTAGCATCTTTCATTATAGCAATCGTCTGCGTGCTGTGCTGTTCAGTAAACATTCCATTTTACTTCATATATGAGCCCTTATATACCATTGATAGCGTAGGCTGGTACTGCAACATTAAGGAGATCTTTTACACATCTGTTGTTTGGAGATTGCTTGAAACTTTAGACCGTATTCAAACTCCATGTCTACCGTTTGTCCTTATTTTGCTCCTTAATGCACTGACTGTCAGACACATCATAGTTGCTGGTAGATCCCGCAGGAGACTCCGATCCCACAGCAATGAAAATAATCAGCGCGACACAGAAATGGAGAGCAGGAGAAAGTCCATCATCTTACTCTTTGCCATCTCAGGCAGTTTCCTTCTGTTGTGGTTGACCTACATTGTGTATTTTCTACTTGTGAAGATTTCAGGTGCCAGATTTTTAATCGGTTCCAATCTCAATGATCCCAAATTTATTCTGCAGGAAAGCGGGTACATGCTGCAACTCTTAAGTTCATGCACTAACACGTGCATTTATGCAGTGACACAGACAAAATTTCGAGGTCAGTTGAAAGATGCTTTCAACTACCTCTCCAAACTTGTGACGAAATGTCATAAACAGTGA